One genomic segment of Diceros bicornis minor isolate mBicDic1 chromosome 25, mDicBic1.mat.cur, whole genome shotgun sequence includes these proteins:
- the DNAL4 gene encoding dynein axonemal light chain 4, giving the protein MGETEGKKDEADYKRLQTFPLVRHSDMPEEMRVETMELCVTACEKFSNNNESAAKMIKETMDKKFGSSWHVVIGEGFGFEITHEVKNLLYLYFGGTLAVCVWKCS; this is encoded by the exons ATGGGAGAAACGGAAGGGAAGAAAGATGAGGCTGATTATAAACGCCTGCAGACCTTCCCTCTGGTCAGG CACTCGGACATGCCAGAGGAGATGCGAGTGGAGACCATGGAGCTCTGTGTCACGGCCTGTGAGAAATTCTCCAACAACAACGAG AGTGCCGCCAAGATGATCAAAGAGACGATGGACAAGAAGTTCGGCTCCTCCTGGCACGTGGTGATCGGCGAAGGCTTTGGGTTTGAGATCACACACGAGGTGAAGAACCTCCTCTACCTGTACTTCGGGGGCACCCTGGCCGTGTGCGTCTGGAAGTGCTCCTGA